In Thiospirochaeta perfilievii, a single window of DNA contains:
- a CDS encoding TolC family protein has translation MKKLLFITFILLTISLSSNELDFNSLFDLAKENSKSLKQLSNELRVSEISKNRTEFPDYIDFGLSVRPMLTFDSHGDWGISKGEITLDFNPLHDLTTSISHEFDGGTSLSFLYTLFQSDKDRLIVRNTYDLKKLYIQEEIKSFRINLQTQYSNICYLRSMLKITNLEIDLYKRELVIYENRVKSGLESQFSFDQAKETLLDKEFSMINSEIELLELESRLSTLVGIDISEVEFKPLELPGIDEISTPNRDEILALYRDSFRFNSLKEVVRIREKELKDEYANYFPKISIGSALYTDDFSQVSGSILLNLNLSTIFNKKESIESIKIGVEEAKASLEDDIKEFSDEIDYQFKRAELILKKIDLLNFTLDKANKELELIEYKLNLGEVLPESLDRQQVLIDSLKLQLRHEIEVYILEIHSLVRI, from the coding sequence ATGAAAAAACTACTGTTTATTACTTTTATACTTCTTACAATATCTCTGTCATCAAATGAGTTAGACTTTAATAGCTTATTTGATTTGGCTAAGGAAAATTCCAAAAGCTTAAAACAGCTAAGTAATGAGTTAAGGGTTAGCGAGATTTCAAAGAATAGAACTGAATTTCCTGACTATATAGATTTTGGTTTAAGTGTTCGTCCAATGTTAACCTTCGATAGTCATGGAGATTGGGGCATATCGAAGGGAGAGATCACTCTTGATTTTAACCCTCTACATGATCTTACCACGTCAATAAGTCATGAGTTTGATGGTGGTACATCTCTATCCTTTTTATATACTCTATTCCAGTCAGATAAGGATCGTTTAATTGTAAGAAATACATACGACTTAAAAAAACTATATATACAAGAGGAAATTAAGAGTTTTAGAATTAATCTACAAACCCAGTATTCTAATATTTGCTATTTAAGATCCATGCTAAAAATAACTAATTTAGAGATAGACCTATATAAAAGAGAGCTAGTTATTTATGAAAATAGAGTGAAATCAGGTCTAGAGTCTCAGTTTAGTTTCGATCAAGCTAAAGAGACACTACTTGATAAAGAGTTCTCTATGATAAATTCAGAAATAGAACTTTTAGAGTTGGAGTCAAGACTATCAACTCTTGTAGGTATAGATATCTCTGAAGTAGAGTTTAAGCCATTAGAACTTCCTGGTATAGATGAAATATCAACTCCAAATAGGGATGAAATATTGGCATTATATAGGGATTCCTTTAGGTTTAACTCTTTAAAAGAGGTTGTTAGAATAAGAGAAAAAGAGTTGAAGGATGAGTATGCTAACTATTTTCCAAAGATCTCAATAGGGTCTGCTTTGTATACTGATGATTTTAGTCAAGTAAGTGGCTCCATTCTTCTTAATTTAAATCTATCAACTATATTTAATAAAAAAGAGAGTATTGAGTCTATTAAGATCGGAGTAGAGGAAGCCAAGGCGAGTTTAGAAGATGATATAAAAGAATTTTCCGATGAAATAGATTATCAATTCAAGAGAGCAGAATTGATTTTAAAAAAAATTGACCTACTAAATTTTACCCTTGATAAAGCTAATAAGGAGCTTGAGCTTATTGAGTATAAATTAAATTTAGGAGAGGTGCTTCCTGAAAGTTTAGATAGGCAGCAAGTTCTTATAGATAGCTTGAAACTACAATTAAGACATGAGATTGAGGTATATATTTTAGAAATACATTCTTTAGTAAGAATCTAG
- a CDS encoding ABC transporter ATP-binding protein, whose translation MIKLTNIKKKYDLGGTEVEALKGVDLEINRGEFVTIMGPSGSGKSTLLHILGLLDVSSEGSFLLEGHPIDSLPDKELARIRNKHFGFIFQSFNLFPELNSLDNVIMPLMYSQVPRKDRKNLAIKLLTDVGLSHRIYHYPNMLSGGEQQRVAIARALANNPDVILADEPTGNLPSEKGSEIIEMLKELNRKGVTIIMVTHDNDLGRCGTRKISFTDGKLVSDESMVCC comes from the coding sequence TTGATAAAGTTAACTAATATTAAAAAAAAGTATGACCTTGGAGGAACTGAGGTAGAAGCTTTAAAGGGTGTAGATTTAGAAATTAATAGGGGGGAGTTTGTAACAATAATGGGCCCCTCTGGTTCCGGGAAATCAACACTCCTACATATTTTAGGTCTTTTAGATGTCTCATCTGAGGGAAGTTTTTTATTAGAAGGGCATCCTATTGATTCTCTACCAGATAAAGAGTTAGCAAGAATAAGAAATAAACATTTTGGTTTTATATTCCAAAGTTTTAACCTTTTCCCAGAGTTAAACTCCCTCGATAACGTAATTATGCCTCTAATGTATAGCCAAGTTCCTAGGAAGGATAGAAAAAATCTCGCTATAAAGTTACTAACTGATGTAGGTCTCTCCCATAGGATATATCACTATCCAAATATGTTAAGTGGAGGGGAGCAACAGAGGGTTGCAATTGCAAGAGCCCTTGCTAATAATCCGGATGTAATATTAGCCGATGAACCTACAGGGAATCTCCCAAGCGAAAAGGGGTCTGAAATAATTGAGATGCTTAAAGAGTTAAATCGTAAGGGGGTAACTATAATTATGGTAACCCATGATAATGACCTCGGGAGATGTGGTACCAGGAAAATATCTTTTACTGATGGTAAATTGGTTAGTGATGAGAGTATGGTATGTTGTTAG
- a CDS encoding diguanylate cyclase domain-containing protein: MYFRNTFFSKNLDYNVQLKCENYKNWNFTPNSGKNAAKYFLSNKLPQAIICLNDDMAIGAIEVFKSSGLVIPGDIAVTGFDGSNLSNYLFPSLTTIEQPLESITVNGLEKLLSIINGFKVEEKLSNDCTFITRQSCGCLSPQRHNFRNRSFSQNSIEDHYHYLNSIIEGEEDKSSLHNMFIEQLNKERIKKELLKDIYFIDCLASRQIEYNKSHNYLVDQWKLRTISNKISGRIYFRDILNEILDSLAQLDINYFKLYLIQEEVIYNNTLNLEDFTINLHLHYQDGSKVINSVEGIKKGTSDLFKSDDSVLVSTLNWNNIILGFFEICFIDMAENTYDILGDVISNSIYTSKIHLQMQDSQRKLEMSLAETRCLNEKLKTLSIRDEMTGLLNRRGFFELSETLLEEAKDNSLYQIFFIDMDGLKSINDNYGHDFGDTAIIELANTLKKCFRSNDVVARLGGDEFTVLIKSDDNYDFDHFKERLKLELNKLNITRKYRFKISASIGTTSFNKSSKSDLYKLLKEADNELYRVKKDKFREP, translated from the coding sequence ATATATTTTAGAAATACATTCTTTAGTAAGAATCTAGATTATAATGTACAATTAAAATGTGAAAATTATAAAAATTGGAATTTTACTCCTAATTCAGGGAAAAATGCAGCTAAGTACTTTCTTAGTAATAAACTTCCTCAAGCCATAATCTGTTTAAATGATGATATGGCAATAGGAGCCATTGAAGTATTTAAAAGTAGTGGCTTAGTAATTCCTGGGGATATAGCTGTTACAGGTTTTGATGGTAGCAACTTGTCTAACTATCTTTTTCCATCTTTAACCACAATAGAGCAACCCCTTGAGAGTATTACAGTAAATGGTTTAGAGAAACTTCTCTCAATAATTAATGGTTTTAAAGTGGAGGAGAAGTTAAGTAATGACTGTACTTTTATAACTAGACAATCCTGTGGTTGTTTATCTCCACAGAGGCACAATTTTAGGAATAGATCCTTTTCTCAAAATAGTATAGAGGACCATTATCATTACCTTAATTCAATTATTGAGGGTGAAGAGGATAAAAGTTCCCTCCATAACATGTTTATTGAACAACTTAATAAGGAGCGTATTAAAAAAGAGTTATTAAAGGATATCTACTTCATAGATTGCTTAGCTTCAAGACAGATAGAGTATAATAAATCCCATAACTATTTAGTTGACCAGTGGAAGTTAAGAACTATAAGTAACAAAATATCTGGTAGAATCTATTTTAGGGATATTTTAAATGAGATTTTAGACTCTTTAGCCCAATTGGATATTAATTATTTTAAACTTTACCTAATCCAAGAGGAAGTAATATATAATAATACACTAAATCTTGAAGATTTTACTATAAACTTGCATCTACACTACCAAGATGGAAGTAAAGTAATAAATAGTGTCGAGGGAATAAAAAAAGGGACATCAGACCTATTTAAATCTGATGATTCGGTTTTGGTTTCCACATTAAACTGGAACAATATTATTCTTGGTTTTTTTGAAATATGTTTTATTGATATGGCTGAGAATACCTATGATATTTTGGGAGATGTAATTAGTAACTCTATCTACACATCAAAAATTCATTTACAAATGCAGGATAGTCAAAGAAAGTTAGAGATGAGTCTAGCTGAAACCAGATGTTTAAATGAGAAATTAAAAACTCTCTCAATTAGGGATGAAATGACAGGACTCTTAAATCGCCGGGGTTTTTTTGAACTCTCCGAGACACTTCTAGAAGAAGCAAAAGATAATAGTTTATATCAGATCTTCTTTATTGATATGGATGGCCTTAAGAGTATAAACGATAACTATGGTCACGATTTTGGGGATACCGCTATTATTGAACTAGCAAATACTCTTAAAAAGTGTTTTAGATCCAATGATGTTGTGGCAAGACTAGGTGGGGATGAGTTTACTGTATTAATTAAAAGTGATGATAACTACGATTTTGATCATTTTAAAGAGCGGTTAAAACTAGAGCTTAATAAGTTAAATATAACAAGAAAATATAGATTTAAAATATCTGCAAGTATTGGAACAACATCATTTAATAAATCATCAAAGAGTGACCTCTATAAACTTTTGAAAGAGGCTGATAATGAACTGTATAGAGTTAAGAAAGATAAGTTTAGGGAACCTTAG
- a CDS encoding ABC transporter permease, which translates to MGILLKQIISRLLLNPVKSVLTILSISLGVMIISLVLNMNFKLDDILRDEEDVTVFYARNEVENHEYDESNMLLGSFDVITKLKNSIENVEDIIPIIPYGDNLFFYNKEKYRINSAFQTTSGYTLYNNIKLIKGDNISDFSETRECIISMEVYESLLADKSIKDEIISLKYIDEFEDGTTSTSFEDIKIVGVFEDSTPLEKERYSFPDIIYSIPRFEEGLYNTSTILLKVSPLTENPKVKILEGIKSIDGSLKDIKVWSGSPRNSDENQWYKSIVLLIKIVFTIFGIISLLISSFGVFSMITVSILDRNKEIGLKRALGGAKTDIIIQFLLEAVVIIVLGSIIGILLAMLFSPLFIMNVVPSITGGAIDMLVGVNLSLQPKAAFVAFLFSLVSGGLFGLFPSLSSAKSNPIDAIREN; encoded by the coding sequence ATGGGCATATTATTAAAACAAATTATTAGTAGGTTACTTCTTAATCCTGTAAAGTCAGTATTAACAATACTAAGCATATCCCTAGGTGTTATGATAATCTCCTTAGTTCTGAATATGAACTTCAAATTAGATGATATCCTTCGAGATGAAGAGGATGTAACTGTTTTTTATGCAAGGAACGAAGTAGAAAACCATGAGTATGATGAGTCAAATATGTTATTAGGCTCTTTTGATGTTATTACTAAACTTAAAAACAGTATAGAAAATGTAGAGGATATCATTCCAATTATTCCATATGGAGATAATCTTTTTTTTTATAATAAGGAGAAATATAGGATAAATAGTGCGTTTCAAACTACTTCTGGATATACACTATATAACAACATAAAACTGATAAAAGGAGATAATATTTCAGACTTCTCAGAAACAAGAGAGTGTATTATCTCTATGGAAGTATATGAATCACTATTAGCAGATAAAAGTATAAAAGATGAAATAATATCACTTAAATATATTGATGAGTTTGAAGATGGAACAACTTCGACTAGTTTTGAGGATATTAAAATAGTTGGAGTCTTTGAAGATAGTACTCCCTTAGAAAAAGAGAGGTATAGCTTCCCAGATATTATTTATTCTATTCCTAGGTTTGAAGAGGGTTTATACAATACTTCAACAATTTTATTAAAAGTATCTCCATTAACTGAGAATCCTAAAGTTAAAATTTTAGAGGGAATAAAAAGTATAGATGGTAGTTTAAAGGATATAAAAGTTTGGAGTGGATCTCCAAGAAATAGTGATGAAAATCAGTGGTATAAGAGTATTGTATTATTGATTAAGATTGTATTTACTATTTTTGGAATAATATCCCTTCTTATAAGTTCATTTGGTGTTTTTAGTATGATAACAGTTTCGATTTTAGACAGAAATAAAGAGATAGGTTTAAAAAGAGCTCTTGGTGGAGCTAAAACAGATATTATTATACAGTTTTTATTAGAAGCAGTTGTTATTATAGTTTTAGGCTCAATAATTGGTATTTTGTTAGCAATGTTATTTTCCCCTCTTTTTATTATGAATGTTGTCCCATCTATAACTGGGGGTGCCATTGATATGTTAGTTGGAGTTAATCTTTCCCTGCAACCAAAAGCCGCTTTTGTCGCATTTTTATTCTCCTTGGTTTCTGGTGGGTTATTTGGACTTTTCCCTTCCCTGTCTTCTGCGAAAAGTAATCCTATAGACGCCATAAGGGAGAATTAA
- a CDS encoding ABC transporter substrate binding protein translates to MTIFRKFIPFYLLFLTTISLYSNNNDITHILYINSYDFQMTWSKEVYKGITDVIHPSQSIKIYYEAMDSKEFNRESDFNNFKAYIKNKYKSYNFSLILVSDNNAFDFLVNNHKELYPNIPIVFSGVNDLDRSILVDHPEITGMEEVSSIRETVDLALSLHPNTKEIFVINDYLTTGRAWDKQFKNDLAELEKDLKITYSENVTIENLKKTISKLPENSLIFLGVYYSDKNNIYSTYEDMAKNLANSANRPFYTLVKFNIQKDIIGGKVISGFKHGEAIGNIGLKLLEGIAPRDIPIENKEYNQYVFNYLGLKKYGIDIKQLPLDSEIINRPYSIYEEYKYIIWISITSFIILIILIIFLVINIIKKNQIENTLRQFSDSTWEGIIIHSENSILEMNKRFSEIFGYTRKELEGGNFLDKIIAPNYIEKVENILKEDKVEFYDTIGINKNGELVPVEIRTRHIDYNGIHARVEVIRDLSDQKKAEKEHKYLQNLWDTMFENSSEAIFVFNSKQEIERVNKSFIKITGYSSRETLNKVLNEFKSEYQNRELDFEIIRSISKNNMWCGELLARRKSGELFSMLLNLSILNKDSVTEKKYIGVFSDISDKKQQEKELKWMSQNDTLTGFSNRSYFLEMLKTELKKSSRSGEWCGILLLNIDGLKSINAKYGFIVGDEVIKEFSSNLKNCLRDEDIVSRFSGDEFAILAPRFTDKNQIKSVVKRIIKNTTQTIKIDGNSIEFSVSIGVSIFPFDGLEMDDLLSKSSTALKRAKSNKKGSFSFYNSELDKTEIMNLELELDLKRALVLEEIDVFYQPKVNPNNSKIEGFEALVRWHRRKQEWISPQVFIPITEENGLIIEIGYFVLSKACDFVIDLKRRGYNQFHVGVNISAKQFSDPKFIDNLINIVNSKGIDPKFIDLEITESITASKIFNTIESLTRLSDYGFSISIDDFGTGYSSLQYLISLPFNTMKIDKSFVDSLEIKGSNLTILNTMISLAHSLGKKIVAEGAETKAQVDYLSKANCQLIQGYYYYKPMPIDEILGIIDREKLL, encoded by the coding sequence ATGACAATCTTTAGGAAATTTATTCCCTTTTACCTACTATTTTTAACTACAATTAGTCTCTATTCAAATAATAATGACATTACCCATATACTCTATATAAACTCCTACGACTTCCAAATGACCTGGTCTAAAGAGGTCTATAAGGGAATAACAGATGTTATACACCCCTCCCAGAGTATTAAAATATATTATGAAGCTATGGACTCAAAGGAGTTTAATAGAGAGTCTGACTTTAATAATTTTAAAGCCTATATAAAAAATAAATATAAGAGTTACAACTTCTCCCTTATACTTGTTTCAGATAATAACGCATTTGATTTTTTAGTAAATAACCACAAGGAGTTATACCCTAATATTCCTATTGTTTTCTCTGGGGTAAATGATTTAGATAGAAGTATTTTAGTAGACCACCCTGAAATAACAGGAATGGAAGAGGTATCGTCAATTAGAGAGACTGTGGACCTTGCCCTAAGCTTACACCCTAATACAAAAGAGATATTTGTAATTAATGACTATTTAACAACTGGTAGAGCTTGGGACAAACAGTTTAAAAATGATTTAGCAGAGCTAGAAAAAGATCTTAAAATTACATACTCAGAAAATGTTACCATAGAAAATCTAAAAAAGACAATATCAAAGCTCCCTGAAAATAGTTTAATATTCTTAGGTGTATATTATTCGGATAAAAACAATATCTACTCAACCTATGAAGATATGGCAAAAAATCTTGCCAATAGTGCAAATAGACCATTTTATACCCTGGTTAAGTTTAATATACAGAAGGATATTATTGGTGGAAAGGTCATTAGTGGTTTTAAACATGGAGAAGCTATTGGAAATATTGGACTTAAGCTTTTAGAAGGTATAGCCCCTAGAGATATCCCAATTGAGAATAAGGAGTATAACCAATACGTCTTTAACTACTTAGGACTAAAAAAATATGGAATTGATATAAAACAACTACCCTTGGATAGTGAAATTATAAATAGACCCTACTCAATATATGAGGAGTATAAATATATAATTTGGATATCTATAACTTCTTTTATAATTCTTATTATATTAATTATATTTTTAGTTATAAACATAATTAAGAAAAACCAGATTGAAAATACTCTAAGACAGTTCTCCGATTCCACCTGGGAAGGAATAATTATACATAGTGAAAACTCAATTTTAGAGATGAATAAAAGATTCTCAGAAATTTTTGGGTATACAAGAAAAGAGTTAGAAGGTGGTAATTTTTTAGATAAGATAATTGCCCCTAACTATATAGAGAAGGTAGAAAATATATTAAAAGAAGACAAAGTTGAGTTTTATGATACCATAGGTATTAATAAAAACGGAGAACTTGTACCGGTAGAAATAAGAACAAGACATATTGATTATAATGGGATTCATGCTCGAGTGGAGGTAATTAGGGATTTATCTGATCAGAAGAAAGCTGAAAAGGAGCATAAATATCTACAAAACCTCTGGGATACTATGTTTGAAAACTCATCAGAAGCAATTTTTGTTTTTAATTCAAAACAGGAGATTGAAAGGGTAAATAAAAGTTTTATAAAAATAACAGGATATAGTTCTAGAGAGACACTTAACAAAGTTTTAAATGAGTTTAAGTCCGAATATCAGAATAGGGAGTTGGACTTTGAAATTATAAGATCTATATCTAAAAATAACATGTGGTGTGGGGAACTTTTAGCTAGAAGAAAATCGGGAGAACTTTTTTCCATGCTTCTAAACCTATCAATTTTAAATAAAGATTCTGTTACAGAGAAAAAATATATTGGTGTTTTTAGTGATATTAGCGATAAAAAACAGCAGGAAAAAGAGCTTAAATGGATGTCACAGAATGATACTTTAACTGGATTCTCAAATAGATCCTACTTTTTAGAAATGCTTAAAACAGAACTAAAAAAATCGAGTAGAAGTGGGGAGTGGTGTGGAATACTTTTACTTAATATTGATGGACTTAAAAGCATAAATGCAAAGTACGGATTTATTGTAGGAGATGAAGTAATTAAAGAGTTTAGCTCAAATTTAAAAAACTGCTTAAGAGACGAGGATATAGTCTCCCGTTTTAGTGGTGATGAGTTTGCTATTTTGGCCCCTAGATTTACCGATAAAAATCAGATTAAAAGTGTTGTAAAAAGAATTATTAAAAACACAACTCAAACAATAAAAATAGATGGTAATTCTATTGAGTTCTCTGTAAGTATTGGAGTATCAATATTTCCATTTGATGGGTTAGAAATGGATGATCTTTTATCAAAATCCAGCACAGCTTTAAAAAGAGCAAAGAGTAATAAAAAAGGCTCCTTTAGTTTTTATAATTCTGAATTAGATAAAACAGAGATTATGAACTTAGAGCTAGAACTAGACTTAAAACGAGCCCTGGTTTTAGAAGAGATTGATGTATTCTATCAACCTAAAGTAAACCCTAATAACAGTAAAATTGAGGGGTTTGAAGCTCTTGTAAGATGGCATAGAAGGAAACAGGAGTGGATATCTCCCCAGGTTTTTATACCTATAACAGAGGAAAATGGACTTATTATAGAGATTGGTTACTTTGTTTTATCTAAGGCTTGTGACTTTGTTATAGACCTTAAAAGAAGAGGATATAACCAGTTTCATGTAGGGGTTAATATATCTGCGAAACAGTTTAGCGATCCTAAGTTTATAGATAACCTAATTAATATTGTTAACTCTAAGGGCATAGACCCTAAATTTATAGATCTAGAAATAACAGAGAGTATAACTGCTAGTAAAATATTTAACACAATTGAGAGTTTAACTAGACTATCAGACTACGGTTTTAGTATATCTATAGACGACTTTGGGACAGGGTACTCCTCCCTACAATACTTAATATCCCTGCCTTTTAATACTATGAAAATTGATAAGTCATTTGTAGACTCCCTAGAAATAAAAGGGAGCAATCTAACAATTTTAAATACAATGATATCCCTAGCCCACTCCCTAGGGAAAAAAATAGTAGCCGAAGGAGCTGAAACAAAGGCTCAGGTTGATTACTTATCAAAGGCAAACTGCCAACTAATCCAAGGCTACTATTATTATAAGCCAATGCCAATAGATGAAATATTAGGCATTATTGACCGTGAAAAACTACTATAG
- a CDS encoding efflux RND transporter periplasmic adaptor subunit, whose protein sequence is MSEKETIIQIKNVKRPGYKKKITNAIISVIFFILLIIISFIFLYPKNRKYTLEDFDKATVNLSDLDNTISLTGVIGLKKSINLFSPETTFCKQVLKKSGDSIKEGELLIILDSSTLLLERDSILDELKKVEREVLKNDIVYKRDKRVIESNISKLQRANLRAKKNMDKIHELYKLGSATLQEYETAQDEFLEFKEGYNEAKESLINLDEDLKAQNFLIEYDQNNLNEKLKRKENEIEKLSIKSPISGTVISINIKEGELINSNILLASVGDLNTPYIELEIPEKNRQYINNNQSLNIKVDKKVYKGKLFQIDASALITSKGNAVVKAKADFIEAPSNIIPGSQCGAELIISSVEDCLTLPRGTYIVSGKDRYLFRISEDGKMAKRIKVQYGNMNSSLVSIKDGVEIGDEIVISSYSDFVDNEEIYLKTN, encoded by the coding sequence ATGTCAGAAAAAGAAACTATAATTCAAATAAAAAACGTAAAAAGGCCTGGTTATAAAAAGAAAATTACAAATGCTATAATATCTGTAATTTTTTTTATACTTCTAATTATTATCTCCTTCATATTCTTATATCCAAAAAATAGAAAGTATACTTTGGAAGATTTCGATAAGGCTACAGTTAATTTAAGTGATTTAGATAACACTATTAGTCTAACTGGAGTTATTGGATTAAAGAAGAGTATTAACCTATTTTCTCCTGAAACAACCTTTTGTAAGCAGGTACTAAAAAAATCAGGAGATAGTATAAAAGAGGGAGAATTACTAATTATTTTAGACTCTTCAACTCTTTTATTAGAGAGGGATTCAATTTTAGATGAGTTAAAAAAAGTTGAAAGAGAGGTATTAAAAAATGATATTGTGTATAAAAGAGATAAACGAGTTATAGAGTCCAATATTAGTAAACTACAAAGGGCAAATTTAAGAGCTAAAAAAAATATGGATAAAATCCATGAACTATATAAATTAGGTTCAGCCACACTTCAAGAGTATGAAACTGCCCAGGATGAATTTTTAGAGTTTAAAGAGGGGTATAATGAGGCAAAAGAGAGTTTAATAAACTTAGATGAAGATTTAAAGGCTCAAAACTTTTTAATCGAATATGATCAAAATAATTTAAATGAGAAGCTTAAACGAAAGGAGAATGAGATAGAGAAATTATCAATAAAATCTCCAATATCAGGAACAGTTATCTCTATTAATATTAAAGAGGGTGAACTAATTAACTCCAACATACTATTAGCATCAGTAGGAGATTTAAATACACCATATATAGAGTTAGAAATTCCAGAAAAAAATAGACAATATATAAATAATAATCAGAGTTTAAACATAAAAGTTGATAAAAAAGTATATAAAGGGAAGCTATTCCAAATAGACGCTTCTGCATTGATAACTAGTAAGGGTAATGCTGTTGTAAAGGCTAAAGCTGATTTTATTGAAGCTCCATCTAATATTATTCCTGGATCCCAGTGTGGTGCAGAACTAATTATTAGTAGTGTAGAAGACTGCTTAACCCTCCCTAGGGGTACATATATAGTCTCGGGTAAAGACAGGTATCTATTTAGAATATCGGAGGATGGGAAGATGGCTAAACGTATTAAAGTCCAATATGGCAATATGAATAGCTCATTAGTCTCCATTAAAGATGGTGTTGAAATTGGAGATGAAATAGTAATATCTAGTTATAGTGATTTTGTTGATAATGAAGAGATATATTTAAAAACAAATTAG
- a CDS encoding ABC transporter permease, producing the protein MLLDQLILAKNRIKDRLQESLMVIIGLGFGIAVVSIVITVVYNFNNMINQESESEWYRNIFVIPSEYMYNNDSSIQKIGNLDSPKINFSMGYMEEIKKFCPTIDFAFYRLWINLEPSNFEEYSENRPWWESSLSGIGISEDYLKFLGMEIDKGSFFSQEDFENGSNVIIIGGNLAHKLFPNGNGLGKVLSYNNLDYTIVGILKVDYGTASPSEIEDLKESPWDNNNGIMLPYTNVINVNEWNTIDQMTFGVSSNKDLKKGVKEISTYLKRDFPNNEVYIESSLDWSGNDEETFIKVLYVIGLIAFICLIIATLNNLNLMLARVLRQKKGLGISISLGATKRDIFTSVFIESALLGVLGGILGILLSIIFGAVIGNIISSFDTWASMDLSIVSIFASLILSLILTIIFSIYPGIEATRISPSMVLREE; encoded by the coding sequence ATGTTGTTAGATCAATTGATTTTAGCCAAAAATAGAATTAAAGATCGTCTACAAGAGTCCTTGATGGTTATTATAGGGCTTGGTTTTGGTATTGCTGTTGTATCTATAGTTATAACAGTGGTATATAACTTTAATAATATGATTAACCAAGAGTCAGAGAGTGAATGGTACAGAAATATTTTTGTTATTCCAAGTGAATATATGTATAACAACGACTCTTCGATTCAGAAAATTGGTAACCTGGACAGCCCGAAAATTAATTTTTCTATGGGTTATATGGAGGAGATAAAAAAGTTCTGTCCTACAATAGACTTTGCTTTTTATCGACTGTGGATAAATTTAGAACCTTCAAATTTTGAGGAGTATAGTGAAAACAGACCATGGTGGGAGTCCTCTTTAAGTGGTATTGGTATCTCAGAAGATTATCTTAAATTCTTAGGGATGGAGATTGATAAAGGAAGTTTTTTTTCACAAGAAGATTTTGAGAATGGATCAAATGTTATTATTATTGGTGGTAATCTAGCCCATAAACTCTTTCCAAATGGTAATGGATTAGGAAAAGTACTTTCCTATAATAACCTTGATTACACTATTGTTGGTATTTTAAAAGTTGACTATGGGACAGCATCTCCATCGGAGATAGAAGATCTTAAAGAGAGCCCTTGGGATAACAATAATGGGATAATGCTCCCTTATACCAATGTTATTAATGTAAATGAGTGGAACACTATAGACCAGATGACATTTGGTGTTTCTAGTAATAAGGATTTAAAGAAAGGTGTAAAAGAGATCTCAACATATCTTAAGAGAGATTTTCCAAATAATGAAGTGTATATAGAGAGTAGTCTAGATTGGAGTGGTAATGATGAGGAAACTTTCATAAAAGTTCTCTATGTTATTGGTTTAATTGCTTTTATATGTCTAATTATTGCGACCTTAAATAATCTAAATCTAATGTTAGCCAGGGTTTTAAGGCAAAAAAAAGGCCTAGGAATATCTATATCCCTTGGTGCAACAAAGAGAGATATTTTTACTAGTGTTTTTATAGAATCCGCTCTATTAGGTGTTCTTGGCGGTATCTTAGGTATATTGTTATCCATAATTTTTGGAGCAGTTATAGGAAACATTATATCTTCTTTTGATACATGGGCCAGTATGGATCTCTCTATTGTGTCAATTTTTGCATCATTGATTCTATCATTAATATTGACAATTATATTTTCGATATATCCTGGAATCGAAGCAACAAGGATTTCACCATCCATGGTTTTAAGAGAAGAGTAG